In one window of Chryseobacterium sp. JV274 DNA:
- a CDS encoding CoA-acylating methylmalonate-semialdehyde dehydrogenase encodes MSQKIKILINGNFTESKTKNYLPVENPASQEILAEVPLTELSEIDEAIEAAAETFKIWKEVATPERARLFLKYQHLLKEHQKEIAEILSKENGKTFADAMGDVWRGIEVVEHACNIPTLMMGETVENVARGVDTYSYIQPLGVCAGITPFNFPAMIPLWMFPMAIACGNTFILKPSEQTPMTSMKMAELFLEAGFPKGVLNIVHGTKDQVNHILNHADIRAISFVGSVPVAEHVYRTGTDNLKRVQAFGGAKNHMVVMPDANKSQVINNLVGASCGAAGQRCMAISVAVLVGESQNWIEDIKTALSTVKPGVWSDESAAFGPLINKQSKEKVVRLIKSAYDQGAEVLLDGSSYTVEGYENGYFVGPTLFSSVSVDMDIYKEEIFGPALLLLKAETLDEAIRIINENPYGNGTSIFTNSGAAARKFQHEIEVGQIGVNLPIPVPLPFFSFTGWRKSFFGDLHSYGKQGVRFYTETKTITARWFEEDVPGGSVNMTINLK; translated from the coding sequence ATGTCACAAAAAATAAAAATATTAATCAATGGAAATTTTACAGAAAGTAAAACGAAAAACTATCTTCCTGTAGAAAATCCTGCTTCACAGGAGATTCTGGCAGAAGTTCCTCTCACGGAATTGTCTGAAATAGATGAAGCTATTGAAGCCGCTGCAGAAACTTTCAAAATATGGAAAGAAGTTGCCACTCCGGAAAGAGCAAGACTATTTCTGAAATACCAGCATCTTTTAAAAGAACATCAAAAAGAAATTGCGGAAATCCTTTCCAAAGAAAACGGAAAAACCTTTGCAGATGCTATGGGAGATGTTTGGCGCGGCATAGAAGTCGTAGAGCATGCCTGTAATATTCCGACCCTGATGATGGGGGAAACAGTAGAAAACGTAGCAAGAGGAGTAGATACCTACAGTTACATTCAGCCTCTTGGGGTCTGTGCAGGAATTACTCCTTTCAACTTCCCGGCCATGATTCCTTTGTGGATGTTTCCTATGGCGATAGCATGCGGTAATACCTTTATCTTAAAACCTTCAGAGCAGACTCCTATGACCTCCATGAAAATGGCAGAACTGTTTTTGGAGGCAGGTTTTCCTAAAGGTGTTTTAAATATTGTTCACGGTACCAAAGATCAGGTAAATCATATTTTGAATCATGCCGACATCAGGGCTATTTCATTTGTAGGCTCTGTACCGGTTGCAGAACATGTCTACCGCACCGGAACCGATAATCTCAAAAGAGTTCAGGCTTTTGGCGGAGCTAAAAATCATATGGTAGTTATGCCCGATGCCAATAAAAGTCAGGTGATTAATAATCTGGTAGGAGCTTCCTGTGGTGCGGCCGGTCAGCGTTGTATGGCGATCAGTGTGGCTGTATTGGTAGGAGAGTCTCAAAATTGGATAGAAGATATTAAAACTGCTTTAAGTACAGTAAAGCCAGGGGTCTGGTCTGATGAATCAGCTGCATTTGGCCCATTGATCAATAAGCAATCTAAAGAGAAAGTAGTAAGGTTGATCAAAAGTGCCTACGATCAGGGAGCAGAAGTCCTCCTGGATGGAAGCAGCTATACCGTAGAAGGCTATGAAAACGGATATTTTGTAGGCCCTACCTTATTTAGCAGTGTTTCTGTGGATATGGACATCTACAAAGAAGAAATTTTCGGGCCGGCATTGCTGTTATTAAAGGCAGAAACCTTAGATGAAGCGATAAGGATCATTAATGAAAACCCATACGGAAACGGAACCTCAATTTTTACTAATTCAGGAGCCGCTGCAAGAAAATTCCAGCATGAAATTGAAGTAGGGCAGATTGGTGTCAACCTTCCGATTCCTGTTCCGCTGCCATTTTTCTCTTTTACGGGATGGCGGAAATCATTCTTTGGCGATCTGCACTCTTATGGAAAACAAGGCGTTCGTTTCTATACCGAAACCAAAACCATTACCGCCCGCTGGTTTGAAGAAGATGTGCCGGGAGGAAGTGTGAATATGACCATCAACTTAAAATAA
- a CDS encoding acyl-CoA dehydrogenase family protein: MEFNLNEDQLAFQDAARKFAEKELFPYASEWDAEKKFPKEAIVKAGELGFCGIYTSEEAGGLGLSRLDAAIIFEELAAACPSTTAYITIHNMVSWMVDEFGTDEIRKKLCPDLASGRLLGSYCLTEPGSGSDAAGLKTTAVKKGNKYSINGTKAFISGAGESDILIVMARTGESGTKGISAFVVPADASGISLGEKEKKLGWNTQPTRFVFLDHVEVEEKYLLGTLGEGFKIALKGLDGGRINIGTCSVGAAQGAINQAQRYMHERQQFGKSLAQFQSLQFKIADMVTELVAARQMVQLAAFKLDSKDPNATTYCAMAKRLATDMSFNICNEALQILGGYGCTQDFPVERLMRDARVHQVVEGTNEIMKLVISRKILEEGATLQIR; the protein is encoded by the coding sequence ATGGAGTTTAACCTAAATGAAGATCAGCTGGCATTTCAGGATGCTGCGAGAAAGTTTGCTGAAAAAGAGCTGTTTCCATATGCTTCAGAATGGGATGCTGAAAAGAAATTTCCCAAAGAAGCTATTGTTAAGGCCGGAGAATTGGGCTTCTGTGGTATATACACCAGTGAAGAAGCCGGAGGATTGGGACTATCACGGTTGGATGCTGCCATTATATTTGAAGAATTAGCAGCAGCATGTCCTTCTACTACAGCCTATATTACCATACACAACATGGTTTCATGGATGGTTGATGAATTTGGAACTGATGAAATCAGGAAAAAATTATGTCCGGATCTGGCATCAGGCAGACTCTTGGGCTCCTATTGCCTTACTGAACCAGGCTCAGGCTCAGATGCAGCAGGTTTGAAAACAACAGCCGTCAAAAAAGGAAATAAATATAGTATTAATGGAACCAAAGCATTTATCTCCGGGGCAGGTGAAAGTGATATATTAATTGTCATGGCCCGTACGGGAGAATCTGGCACCAAAGGAATCAGTGCATTTGTAGTACCTGCAGATGCTTCGGGAATCAGTTTAGGAGAAAAAGAAAAAAAGCTGGGCTGGAATACACAGCCGACCCGTTTTGTGTTTTTAGATCATGTGGAAGTAGAAGAGAAATATCTTTTAGGTACATTAGGGGAAGGATTTAAAATAGCTCTGAAAGGATTGGACGGAGGCCGCATCAATATTGGCACATGTTCCGTAGGAGCAGCACAGGGAGCAATCAATCAGGCTCAGCGCTATATGCATGAAAGGCAGCAGTTCGGAAAATCTTTGGCCCAGTTTCAGTCTCTTCAATTTAAAATTGCAGATATGGTGACGGAGTTGGTCGCAGCCCGTCAAATGGTACAGTTGGCAGCATTTAAGCTTGATTCCAAAGATCCCAATGCCACTACTTATTGTGCCATGGCGAAAAGATTGGCTACGGATATGAGCTTTAATATATGCAACGAGGCCCTTCAGATCTTAGGCGGCTATGGCTGTACACAGGATTTTCCGGTTGAAAGGCTGATGCGTGATGCCAGAGTACATCAGGTAGTGGAAGGAACCAATGAAATTATGAAACTCGTGATTTCAAGAAAGATCCTTGAAGAAGGAGCCACTTTACAAATAAGATGA
- a CDS encoding enoyl-CoA hydratase/isomerase family protein, whose translation MSVIITEIKNKVGIITLNSEKTLNSLSLEMIEELKVILENWKTSDEVACIFLQGAGEKAFCAGGDVRKLHDAIIAQRKVDASKVPQDCFDFFSKEYQVDYAIHTYPKPVIVWGHGIVMGGGIGLMVGSSHRIVTEKSKLAMPEITIGLYPDVGGTCFLNKMPSAYGVYLGLTGARLDGADCKFLGLADYFIESSSKETVLNALQQVDWDGASHKTVSHILENISKEVIIPESQAELHASFIKQFEEINSLEDFRKILISHNDKDEWINNGVKSFEAGSPSSAHIIFRQLKQGKDLSLEEVFQSELNLSCQCCIHPDFAEGVRALLVDKDMSPKWHPATWKEITEEWIDSYFKELKMENETLRMEI comes from the coding sequence ATGAGTGTAATTATAACAGAAATAAAAAATAAGGTCGGGATTATTACTCTGAACTCTGAGAAAACCCTCAATTCGCTGTCATTGGAAATGATAGAAGAACTGAAAGTTATCTTGGAAAACTGGAAGACTTCTGATGAAGTAGCCTGTATATTCCTTCAGGGAGCTGGCGAAAAAGCATTCTGTGCAGGTGGTGATGTAAGAAAATTACATGATGCTATTATTGCGCAGCGTAAAGTAGATGCTTCAAAGGTTCCACAGGACTGTTTCGACTTCTTTTCAAAAGAATATCAGGTAGACTATGCCATTCATACATATCCAAAACCTGTCATCGTCTGGGGACACGGAATCGTTATGGGAGGCGGAATTGGTTTAATGGTAGGATCCTCACACCGCATCGTTACAGAAAAAAGTAAACTGGCAATGCCTGAAATTACAATTGGACTGTATCCTGATGTAGGGGGAACCTGCTTTTTGAATAAAATGCCTTCCGCCTATGGAGTTTATTTAGGATTAACAGGCGCAAGACTGGATGGAGCAGATTGTAAATTCTTAGGACTGGCAGATTATTTTATAGAATCTTCCTCAAAAGAAACTGTTCTGAATGCCCTTCAACAGGTAGACTGGGACGGAGCATCTCATAAAACTGTTTCCCATATTCTCGAAAATATTTCAAAAGAAGTCATTATTCCTGAGTCTCAGGCGGAATTACACGCTTCTTTTATCAAGCAGTTTGAAGAAATCAACTCTCTGGAAGATTTCAGAAAAATATTGATCAGCCATAATGATAAAGATGAATGGATTAATAACGGTGTGAAAAGCTTTGAAGCCGGATCTCCAAGTTCAGCGCACATTATTTTCAGACAATTGAAACAAGGTAAAGATCTAAGCCTTGAAGAGGTTTTTCAATCTGAACTGAATCTGTCGTGTCAGTGCTGTATCCACCCTGATTTTGCAGAAGGAGTAAGAGCATTATTGGTAGACAAAGACATGTCTCCGAAATGGCATCCCGCAACATGGAAAGAGATTACGGAAGAATGGATAGATTCTTACTTTAAAGAATTGAAAATGGAAAATGAAACATTGAGAATGGAGATTTAA
- the mmsB gene encoding 3-hydroxyisobutyrate dehydrogenase, with protein sequence MSNIAFIGLGNMGGPMAINLIKKGHHVVGFDLSEEALKILVSEGGKAAGSAVAASEDADVVISMLPSGKHVADLYSEDFMSSLKPNTLLIDSSTIDAVTARTVAELAASKGCRMIDAPVSGGTAGAQAGTLTFIVGGKQEDYEKARPILKCMGQNIFHAGESGAGQVAKICNNMLLAIHMIGTSEAINLGVKHGLNPQVLSEIMQKSSGKNWSLDVYNPYPGVMENAPASRNYSGGFAVDLMTKDLGLAAEAGLETKTSTPLGNTALNLYRMWSESGNGKTDFSSIIQFLNRDL encoded by the coding sequence ATGTCAAATATAGCATTCATAGGATTAGGAAATATGGGTGGGCCAATGGCTATTAACCTGATCAAAAAAGGTCATCACGTTGTGGGTTTTGACCTTTCGGAGGAAGCTTTGAAAATACTGGTGTCAGAAGGAGGAAAGGCTGCAGGATCTGCTGTGGCCGCTTCTGAGGATGCAGATGTAGTGATTTCAATGCTGCCTTCCGGAAAACACGTAGCTGATCTTTATTCAGAAGATTTTATGAGCAGCCTGAAACCAAACACATTATTAATTGACAGCAGTACCATTGATGCAGTTACAGCCCGTACAGTGGCTGAACTTGCTGCTTCAAAAGGCTGCAGAATGATAGATGCACCCGTTTCCGGAGGAACTGCCGGAGCTCAGGCAGGTACACTCACCTTTATTGTGGGTGGTAAACAGGAAGACTACGAAAAAGCCAGGCCGATACTCAAGTGTATGGGACAGAATATATTTCATGCCGGAGAATCCGGGGCGGGTCAGGTTGCTAAGATCTGTAATAATATGCTGTTGGCCATTCACATGATCGGAACTTCAGAAGCTATCAATCTGGGGGTGAAACATGGTCTTAATCCTCAGGTTTTAAGTGAGATTATGCAGAAGAGTTCCGGGAAAAACTGGTCCTTGGATGTTTATAATCCCTATCCGGGAGTAATGGAAAATGCTCCGGCTTCCCGTAATTATTCTGGTGGTTTTGCCGTAGACCTGATGACAAAAGATCTGGGCCTTGCTGCAGAAGCGGGTTTGGAAACCAAAACATCTACACCTCTTGGCAATACCGCATTGAATTTGTACAGAATGTGGAGCGAATCCGGAAATGGAAAAACAGACTTTTCAAGTATTATTCAATTTCTAAACAGAGACCTTTAA
- a CDS encoding enoyl-CoA hydratase/isomerase family protein — MTFETLLYQQNGPVGTLTINRPQALNSLNEQVLQELKSFASKIRSDKNIRVLIITGSGEKAFVAGADIKAMQQMTPAEAETFSIAAQTAFNAIEELPFAVIAAVNGFALGGGCELALSCDIILASGKAKFGLPEVTLGLLPCFGGTQRLPRAIGLYKAREMVFSGEFYSAEACKDFGFVNHVFAPEELLNEAQKLAETIAARGPVAVAKAKQSLNTGFELHITDGLKQEAALFGELFTTEDHHEGIGAFIEKRTPDFKGN, encoded by the coding sequence ATGACTTTCGAAACATTATTATATCAACAAAACGGACCTGTCGGAACGCTGACGATAAACCGTCCGCAGGCATTAAACTCCTTGAATGAACAGGTTTTACAGGAACTGAAATCATTTGCCAGCAAGATAAGATCAGATAAAAATATCAGAGTATTAATTATTACCGGTTCCGGGGAAAAAGCTTTTGTTGCAGGGGCTGACATTAAAGCCATGCAGCAAATGACTCCCGCAGAAGCAGAGACTTTTTCTATTGCTGCACAAACTGCTTTTAATGCTATTGAAGAACTTCCGTTTGCTGTGATAGCTGCTGTGAACGGTTTTGCATTGGGAGGAGGGTGTGAACTGGCATTATCCTGTGATATTATCCTGGCTAGCGGGAAAGCAAAATTTGGACTCCCTGAAGTGACATTAGGATTATTGCCTTGTTTTGGCGGAACCCAGCGTCTGCCAAGAGCTATCGGATTATACAAAGCAAGGGAAATGGTTTTCTCCGGAGAATTTTATTCCGCAGAAGCTTGTAAAGATTTTGGTTTTGTCAATCATGTTTTTGCGCCCGAAGAATTACTCAACGAAGCTCAAAAACTGGCAGAAACAATTGCCGCAAGAGGACCTGTAGCTGTGGCAAAAGCAAAACAGTCTTTAAATACAGGATTTGAACTGCACATTACGGATGGGTTAAAACAGGAAGCTGCATTATTCGGAGAGTTGTTTACAACAGAAGACCACCATGAAGGTATCGGGGCATTTATAGAAAAAAGAACCCCGGACTTTAAAGGAAATTAA
- a CDS encoding Lrp/AsnC family transcriptional regulator, giving the protein MEQLDDKDVQLLRLLQKNAKLTVKELAKEVNLSTSPVFERVKRLEQEGFVKRYAAVLDAEKLNRGFTVFCQIKLKIHDRSVGYDFVKEILEIEEVAECYNISGDFDFLLKVQVRDMKHYQDFVFNKLGSVDSIGSTHSTFVMAEVKNNHGITI; this is encoded by the coding sequence GTGGAACAACTCGATGATAAGGATGTACAGCTGCTGAGGCTGCTCCAGAAAAATGCAAAACTGACCGTTAAAGAGCTTGCTAAAGAAGTGAACCTCTCCACTTCACCTGTTTTTGAAAGAGTAAAAAGATTGGAACAGGAAGGGTTTGTGAAAAGATATGCCGCTGTTCTTGATGCTGAAAAACTCAACCGTGGGTTTACGGTTTTCTGTCAGATTAAGCTGAAAATTCACGACCGATCTGTAGGTTATGATTTTGTGAAAGAAATTTTAGAAATTGAAGAAGTTGCAGAATGCTACAATATTTCCGGAGATTTTGATTTTCTTCTGAAAGTTCAGGTACGGGATATGAAACATTACCAGGATTTTGTGTTTAATAAACTGGGATCTGTAGATTCTATAGGGAGCACTCACAGTACGTTTGTCATGGCTGAGGTGAAAAACAATCATGGAATCACCATATAA